The genomic segment CCCGCTGGAGAACCCCCGGGCCATGGCGGCCGAGCTCATGGACGCCATCCCCCGCGCCACCTGACGCCTGCCTGCCCGGGCCCGGGTGCGCGGGGTCCACCCCGCACCCGGGCGGTTCCTGGGCCGAGCGGTTCGTCGCGGATCTGCTGTGGGTCCGTGTGCCGGACTTCGACGCGCGCCCGCGGTTGGCACCGCACCTGACGGACGCTGGACTCTGGCACCGCACCGCACGGGACGGACGCTGGACTCCGGCACCGCACGGCCGGGTATGTGGTCGACGCGGCCGGCAGGCCGCGACACCAGCCCGGTACTTCGGGGGCGGCCTCTGACGAGCCGCCCCCCCGCGATCCCTACTCCGCGTGCCTCTTCAGGTGTTGAAGGGCGACGAGCCCGACGGTGGCCACGGCTATGAACGCCGTTCCGCCCGCCTTGCAGCTGGCCAGTGCCGAGCCGTTGAAAGCCATGGTGACGATGACTGCCACGAGTGCCACGAGGGCGGCGCACAGGGCGATCGTGACAAGGTCACGCACCGGATGCGCGCATGGGGTGTGACACGTAGACATACTGTCCTCCCGAGTCTGCTGACGACCTCTGATCGGAGACACACCTCACCTGAAGGTGATCTCCAGCAGATCCGCCGGGCGGACCGGCAGAGCCTCAGTCGGATGACCGAGGTCGGGCGACGTCGTAGTTGCAGACTTCCAGTGGTAGGACAGCACAGCACCCGCAAAGCGGAGCTGCGTCGGATGCACACTACCGCGCCGAGCAACCACCCTGCAACGAGGCGTAGTTCAGCGGACCGGAGCACCCGCTCCGGGAGCGGGCGGCCGGAGGCCCTACTCCTCCCGTGTGAGAGCCGCGAGGTAGGCGTCCAGGGGCTGCACACGCCCCGGGAGGGGCTCGCGCAGGTCCCACCAGCGTACGGCCGCGATCTCCTCGCCGGGCTCGAAGGCGCGGGTCACGGTGCAGGACCCCGTGTACAGGGCCAGGTACTCGACCCGCTGGTCGGGCGCCAGCACGAACCGCGCGTAGCCGACGAACCGCAGCGGTCCCTCGGGCTGCTGCCCGCTCTCCTCCATCAGTTCGCGCGCGGCGGCCCGGCGAGGGGTCTCCCCCTCCTCGATGCCTCCTCCCGGAAGCTCCCAGGACCGGCGGTACCGATCGAAGACCACCAGGACCCGGCCGGCCCGCCACAGAGCGACCAGCGCCGCCTGCACCGGCGCGTCCTGC from the Streptomyces genisteinicus genome contains:
- a CDS encoding NUDIX hydrolase, with product MTSFADGPLAADGRGNHLISFTRGGEAAPPQDAPVQAALVALWRAGRVLVVFDRYRRSWELPGGGIEEGETPRRAAARELMEESGQQPEGPLRFVGYARFVLAPDQRVEYLALYTGSCTVTRAFEPGEEIAAVRWWDLREPLPGRVQPLDAYLAALTREE